In Acidimicrobiales bacterium, the following are encoded in one genomic region:
- the tsaE gene encoding tRNA (adenosine(37)-N6)-threonylcarbamoyltransferase complex ATPase subunit type 1 TsaE, translating into MNPATTKSAEDTRELGAALAALAEAGDVILLSGDLGAGKTTFAQGFARGLGVVDQIVSPTFVLVRLYQGRLPLIHADAYRMDDLAEVTDLDLPEQLDDGGVAVVEWGDVIAPVLPADFLVVHIEMGDGDDDRRFTVRPVGPRWAPRSAALRAALGRWSS; encoded by the coding sequence GTGAACCCGGCCACCACCAAGTCCGCCGAGGACACGCGCGAGCTGGGCGCGGCGCTGGCCGCCCTGGCCGAGGCGGGCGACGTGATCCTGCTGTCGGGCGACCTGGGGGCGGGCAAGACCACGTTCGCCCAGGGTTTCGCCCGCGGCCTCGGCGTGGTGGACCAGATCGTGAGCCCCACCTTCGTGCTCGTCCGCCTGTACCAGGGCAGGTTGCCGCTCATCCACGCCGACGCCTACCGCATGGACGACCTGGCCGAGGTCACCGACCTCGACCTGCCCGAGCAGCTCGACGACGGCGGCGTGGCCGTGGTCGAGTGGGGCGACGTGATCGCACCCGTGCTGCCCGCGGACTTCCTCGTCGTGCATATCGAGATGGGCGACGGCGACGACGACCGCCGCTTCACGGTGCGGCCGGTCGGGCCCCGGTGGGCCCCTCGATCCGCCGCATTGCGCGCCGCCCTCGGGAGGTGGTCGTCGTGA